A genomic region of Venturia canescens isolate UGA chromosome 7, ASM1945775v1, whole genome shotgun sequence contains the following coding sequences:
- the LOC122413927 gene encoding fanconi-associated nuclease 1-like → MNSESSSAFAMAKTKENTRKFPEVLKTPTKRRKISSSPDQSPRKSPKKSPRKLLEDEELNENLVFRALENLNLAREGMIPTEFDLESHYREKKFEIECHNSTKEPSKKYDSGAVKVPKDTNGNLFITALLKVFSEAVNCGYFNSEELDAVFSLLSLSSGAQSLLARLSKRKRGWHKVESIKYPEIADDLIPFFRELVKSKFLDDDTKNEAVTTLLGLLSLEEIRTICKTAKVNHKGAKPALVEELVKLSNKKKSLFPGMKSPGSVLLEKIAAAVGYCVRVTDRSFNLLDRMLILLMPNQDPKEHTTDAFRILAEVKFGDRVYPPVSRERFPIFRNREHLLKYSEAREALRKLYSAVESKDWNTVCDLGRLAQDRLSPLFQKEESTQPKKSSLPSHIKHFEVNYVWAKVLSKSVEGFKKTPEGIEVAAQILRSLLKRNNEFLGNPTRWYTELALIEMHHRKNLEASAEITVEGLQRERLSDTDRAQLSERARKILARKTNISAATKEKLMEVSKPSTDVLLPIASPVENVIEARMVQGNTTGSKSTWSVGIGGTDVGYLRVEQVALLHYTGKGFNGGLHCEGALPITLFATLLWNEIYGIPVPGAFVSCYQEAPLDLYGSHFFENRREEIENKLHLMRDLQLEDLCEIMSEDFSQNRHYTSLMHGNLFEDPNDFKDFVQCLGKNGIIGICERLASNYSQWKSGFPDLAVWDRVNKKCKFVEVKGPGDSLSIKQKLWIQFLESLEVGVEVCIVQGTTRKYFT, encoded by the coding sequence ATGAATTCGGAAAGTTCCTCTGCCTTCGCGATGGccaaaacgaaagaaaatactAGGAAATTTCCCGAAGTTTTGAAAACTCCaacaaagagaagaaaaatatcgtcaAGCCCGGATCAATCGCCGCGAAAATCACCTAAGAAATCACCGAGAAAGTTATTAGAGGATGAAGagctgaatgaaaatttagtgTTTCGGGCTCTAGAAAACCTGAATTTGGCTCGAGAAGGCATGATTCCCACAGAATTTGACTTGGAATCGCATTacagagagaaaaagtttGAGATCGAGTGCCATAACTCGACGAAGGAACCCTCGAAAAAGTATGATAGCGGTGCGGTAAAAGTACCGAAAGATACTAATGGTAATCTTTTTATAACGGCACtgttaaaagttttttctgAAGCTGTAAACTGCGGATATTTCAACTCGGAAGAATTGGATGCTGTATTCTCATTGTTGTCCTTAAGCTCGGGAGCGCAATCGCTATTGGCGAGGCTGTCAAAGCGTAAGCGGGGTTGGCACAAGGTTGAGTCGATAAAATATCCCGAAATCGCCGACGACTTGATCCCTTTTTTTCGAGAGCTtgttaaatcaaaatttcttgACGACGATACGAAAAACGAGGCAGTGACAACTTTACTGGGTCTTTTATCTCTCGAAGAAATTAGGACTATCTGCAAAACTGCCAAGGTTAATCACAAAGGTGCCAAACCTGCACTTGTTGAAGAACTCGTCAAATTgtccaacaaaaaaaaatctctgttCCCTGGCATGAAAAGTCCTGGTTCCGTGCTCCTGGAAAAAATTGCTGCAGCTGTGGGCTATTGTGTGCGTGTTACAGATCGGTCATTCAATCTCCTGGATCGGATGTTGATCCTCTTGATGCCGAATCAAGATCCCAAGGAGCACACGACTGATGCTTTCCGCATACTTGCTGAAGTTAAATTCGGGGATAGAGTATACCCACCTGTTTCTAGAGAacgttttccaattttcagaaACAGGGAACATCTTTTGAAATACTCTGAGGCAAGAGAAGCTCTGAGAAAGCTTTATAGTGCTGTGGAATCAAAAGACTGGAATACAGTGTGTGACTTAGGCCGATTAGCACAAGATCGGTTGAGCCCGCTTTTCCAAAAAGAAGAGTCGACTCAGCCTAAAAAATCTTCATTGCCCTCTCACATAAAGCACTTTGAGGTGAACTATGTCTGGGCTAAAGTGCTGTCAAAAAGTGTGGAGGGCTTCAAAAAAACACCAGAGGGGATTGAAGTTGCTGCACAAATTCTTCGTTCTCTGTTAAAACGAAACAATGAATTTCTTGGCAATCCCACTCGCTGGTACACCGAACTTGCTCTTATAGAAATGCACCACAGAAAAAACCTAGAGGCCAGTGCTGAAATAACAGTGGAAGGGTTACAGAGGGAAAGACTTTCAGACACTGACAGAGCACAATTGTCagaaagagcaaggaagattTTAGCAAGAAAGACAAATATTAGTGCagcaacaaaagaaaaattgatggaaGTTTCAAAACCGAGTACAGATGTTCTCTTGCCCATCGCTAGCCCTGTGGAAAATGTAATCGAAGCCAGAATGGTCCAGGGCAACACCACCGGCTCCAAGAGCACATGGTCCGTAGGTATAGGTGGCACAGATGTCGGATATCTTCGGGTAGAGCAAGTCGCACTCCTTCATTACACAGGAAAAGGCTTCAACGGAGGCTTGCACTGCGAAGGTGCTCTCCCCATCACTCTCTTTGCAACTCTCTTGTGGAACGAAATTTATGGAATCCCTGTACCAGGAGCTTTTGTCTCATGCTATCAGGAAGCTCCTCTTGATCTCTACGGCTCTCATTTCTTTGAGAACCGGCGAGAAGAAATCGAAAACAAACTTCACCTCATGAGAGATCTTCAGCTGGAAGATCTCTGTGAAATAATGAGCGAAGATTTTTCCCAAAATCGACACTACACATCTCTTATGCATGGAAACCTCTTCGAAGATCCCAACGACTTCAAAGACTTTGTTCAATGCTTGGGAAAAAATGGCATCATCGGAATTTGCGAAAGATTAGCCAGCAATTACAGCCAATGGAAATCTGGATTTCCAGATCTCGCCGTCTGGGATCGCGTCAATAAAAAATGCAAGTTCGTCGAGGTCAAAGGTCCTGGAGACTCTTTGTCTATCAAACAAAAACTGTGGATACAGTTCTTGGAGAGCCTAGAAGTTGGTGTCGAAGTCTGCATCGTTCAAGGAACcacgagaaaatattttacctga